CCCCCTTGCTTATTTCCTAGTGGCCCGAATTTCAGTGAATTAACACTTGAGCATAATTTTGGAACAAAACAAATTACAGGAGGTGGATATGAAAATGGTGTGAACACTTTCCAAGAATCCTGAATAAAAGCATCTAGTGGGACCGCCGCTGTAGCCTTCACAGCATCATGGATAGCAGCTTTATTGCCAAGAACTGAATGAACttggtgtaaaaggaataaatacTGTAGTCTGTGGCGCTCATTCGCTACGCTCGTCATCATCTGcgctttttccctctcttttcctcctAACTGTCTTCTTCCTCCCTCGTTTCGACCACTCTTCGTCGGAAATGGACGTCTCGCTCTCGAACCCTCGGTCCTCCTTCGTTTCCTCGGTGTGTGAAGTGGAGCTTTTCCTCGCCCGCTTTCTCGCTCGCTTCGCCGTTCCCGGGTGGTCGGCCGCGTGCTGGTCATCTTCCGCCGGCGTCCCGTCACCGCAGTGATGCTTCTGAAGGTGGTTCTTGAGGCTGACGTTGTGATTGAAACATTTCCCGCACTGTTCGCACATGAAGGGCCTCTCGCCCGTGTGCAGGCGCATGTGCGATTTGAGGTGTCCGGCTTGCGTGAAGGAACGCTCACAGACGTTGCACGTGTACGGCTTTTCTCCAGAGTGTATCCGGACGTGTCTGTCGTAACTGGCAAGATCGCCAAATCTCCGGTTGCACGTGTCACAGATGTGTTTCTTTTCGCCTCGGTGGCTCCGTAGGTGTTGATTGCGTGCCACAAAGTCCTGGAACTTCTCCGGGCAGTCGGGGCAGATGTAAGGCAGCGACTCTTCGCTGTGAGTCGTCTCGTGCTTCAGTTTGGACTCTTTAGTGTCGAACGGCGTCATGCAGTACTTACAAAAATGCGTGTAGTCTCCGTGAAGTCGCCTGTAGTGTACTTTTTGTCCAGTTTCTGTAAAAAAGCGCTTGCGACACAAGTGACACGCGAACGGCTTGATCTTGTATTCGCACACGTGCTCTCGCGGCTTTTTGTTCGGGTTCGTCGGCATTCTGATGGTTTTGTggcaatcctcacacactcggTTTTCGGGAGGGATTTCTTTTGCACCGTGCTCCTTCATGGCATGTTTATGAAAACTTGTTATGTCACTAAAATGAATAGAGAAGTCTTTAAAAGTGCTGTTTACGTCCCCGACCCCACACTCTGGGCAGCCGTAGATCCTTTTGTGTCTCCGAATCGTACAAATCATCTTGGCTACGTCTGTGCAGTCTGTACACCAAATAATCGG
The DNA window shown above is from Hemibagrus wyckioides isolate EC202008001 linkage group LG15, SWU_Hwy_1.0, whole genome shotgun sequence and carries:
- the LOC131365937 gene encoding zinc finger protein 135-like isoform X4 — encoded protein: MLSLISVYKTSYEGVSQTARVDERMPVTAQEFSLHGSCISDDDPSAPVEIELELTSSMMDKPLAGSQGCGKDPRSSAFDDDGYSSLSESSYAILSKEVLVLLMYRCLECSSECRIRGIGKGGSLSLGQECLSCSNYRLWTSRQAEKPKEKVADTPLITSYEEVPTQESDSSLVSATLHVGHGTVECRNVAAQDETDGEAISSIIVKEEPEDCDEVMKEEQPNLMEMHVDYASTATGEAGVGNCANVVTVKNETDELTHLKAFGLQTDQETLLIDETGRVRRAELPREDDEDDDEEEDLEENSEADEDSSSFDQSEDLEESSDMDNTRKLLVLKPFQNTIKPIIWCTDCTDVAKMICTIRRHKRIYGCPECGVGDVNSTFKDFSIHFSDITSFHKHAMKEHGAKEIPPENRVCEDCHKTIRMPTNPNKKPREHVCEYKIKPFACHLCRKRFFTETGQKVHYRRLHGDYTHFCKYCMTPFDTKESKLKHETTHSEESLPYICPDCPEKFQDFVARNQHLRSHRGEKKHICDTCNRRFGDLASYDRHVRIHSGEKPYTCNVCERSFTQAGHLKSHMRLHTGERPFMCEQCGKCFNHNVSLKNHLQKHHCGDGTPAEDDQHAADHPGTAKRARKRARKSSTSHTEETKEDRGFESETSISDEEWSKRGRKKTVRRKREGKSADDDERSE